In the genome of Schistocerca piceifrons isolate TAMUIC-IGC-003096 chromosome X, iqSchPice1.1, whole genome shotgun sequence, the window CTTTCGAGTAATGTATGGAAATCGCGAAAAACGTACGTCAGGATGTCTCGATGTTAATTTCAGACTTACTTCTTCAGAACCAGAGACGTCGTATTGACTATTGTATTACCTTAGTTGATTAATATTTAACTTATCGCTCATCTAATTCTTTGTAAACAGAGATTCAGTTCAGATTGGACAAGGACAAAGAGATGAATCGTGGATAGGTTTGTCGCAGGCACCATCACGTCATTCACCTGAAGTTAGTTAGCAAAACAACGGGAAATCAGTGTCAAGTTGTTCAAAGagccaaaaaaaaaatggttcaaatggccctgagctctatggaacttaacttctgcggtcataagtcccctagaacttagaactagttaaacctaactaacctaaggacatcacacacacccatgcccgaggcaggattcgaacctgcgaccgtagtggtcgctcggttccagactgcagcgcctagaaccactctgccaccccGACCGGCGTTCGAAGAGTCAGTTCGAAATTCACCCCGTCTGAATATTAAGTCAGTTCATTCAGTAAACctccgattctttaaggaatcgaattcccatgtataaaacagcttcaaaagtttgattactttactttactactgggtaaatatgttaaatatggaaCGTTAAGCATGTATGctaaaaagtacaaaaaagtttcgatattatgtttaaagtttgttgaaagtcgacAAGTGGTCTTCCTATCACACATTCGACGAGGATAGTTTGAGTAATTTGTCCTGCGTTGTAAGCAAAATCTAGTTCAGTGGTAttgtgtgcaaaatgtgttgcggatACAGTTAGTATTAAGTAGGTAATAAAGTACAACTTCATACCTGACGTTGAAACTATATTGCGTGAACAGCGAAATGTAGTaagcgcgccggccggagtggccgtgcggttctaggcgctgcagtctggagccgagagaccgctacgatgcaggttcgaatcctgcctcgggcatggatgtgtgtgatgtccttagtttagttaggtttaattagttctaagttctagacgactgatgacctcagaagttaagtcgcatagtgctcagagccatttgaaccgttttgtagtAAGCGATGGTATCAGCAAGAAAAAGTTACGTAAATGTTTGAAATCATGTCTGAAGTTTCTTGGAAGTCGCTGCTGTCATCCTCAAtttctggatgaatatagtctgcatAACCTGCGCGCCGTGAGTTACGTCGCCTTAAGACATACATCCTACACGGTTTGTAATTGTCATTCTTGTTTTACTGTTGTaatcctttaacataagattatacttgTTAATGAGTAAATGATGataacatttgaaatttttaaatttgataATTAACTATGTGCGAAATTGTAAATCAAATTTTCATACCCCttgaagccgttagataggcaaccttaaACGGTAACCACGAACCAAAAGCCATGAACCAGATTAGCTGTTTAACAATACAGCTTATCCCAACAGGTCGGTATTATTCATCAACCGTATGGCCAGATCGTCAAAAGCAATACAAACTCCATAATTCACAACagattatttttaaagaaattaaaggaaaatcggGAAGAGACTTTTTCGAACGTAAAAGTAAGTAACGGTTAAGCGTGAAGAATGACTCTTTCTATGCATATTCAGTAAATATAGGATGTTTTAAAAAcgttcatccgatttcacaagactgtatcCTCTACATGAGTCAAGATAGGAACTTGGAGGTGAATTTTCACTTGTGCATCGTCAGTTATAAGTTGCCAATTAATATGTTAGATGGTGGTGTTCTCTCAGCAGCAGCTTACTTGCTCGCTTGATTATAGGAATCACATGGCTGGATATGTTGAAGAGCTGGCTTTTACACAATTACGAGAacatgcagaaattttctttctgaagaaggcAGAGAACCATCGCACTTGCGCCTGCATGTAAGAGCATTTCTTAACAACTAGCCGTCTCACCGATGGATCGCTCGTAAAGCATATAGGAATCTCGCATTGCATCATTGGCCTCCATTGTCGCATGATCTCAGGGTATGTGACATTTTCTATGATTGTTTTTCAAACAGTCCGTCTGTGCGTCTCCTCTTCCAACAACTTTGGGTGAAGTACACAGCCGCATAGCAACAGCACATACTCGCGTGAGACTGTCATTTGATTGATTGTGGTGTGTCCGATTGAAGGCACGTTGAGCATTTGTGAAATGTCTGTGTAAACACTGATCGTAAATGCAATTGAAAAAGGCATCCAAAGGTTTAATGTGAATGTATGTAAAAGATGTACTACGGCGGGTGTTCAATGAGTACTGTAACACATTTTTTCGGCCAGTTCCGGTTGAAAGAAtgaagaatttgttgtgggacgtcgaggaatattcccgcttcagcccctgcacTTTCACGAAGTTCTGATAGGTGCCAgcgctttacgtagccttcaaaatggcgaaaaccagagcatcgcagatattcataggcgcctgcagaatgccTACAGAGAGCTGATAGTGAACGGAAGAAATGTGAATCTTTGGGCGAGAAGTTTGTCATCACCTCAACAAGGTCACACGGACCTGTTCGATCTCCCGCATGCCGGTCGGCTGTACGCACTctcgggaaactgaagaaacgaattcagcttgttcgtcgccacaaaaatgcaaacaaactcctcattctccatgacaacgcaaggcctcacacacgtctgcgcacccgagagaagcACACAAAACTTTAATGGACTGTTCTTCCTAATCCACCCTACAGaccggatctcgtaccttccgatttccatcatcagtttggcccagtgaaggatacaCTCAGTGGGAAAGCAGTATGTGAATTGTGGGAAGGATGCAGCAAGACGTGGGCTCCGCCGTCTACCACTAGAGAggtatcatgcgggcatacaggccctcgaaGTAAGGTGGCATAATGTCATCGCTTTGAACAGAGATTAAGTCGacaaataaggttttgtagccaaaagattggggaataatatgatgtaatgaatctttaataaaaccaacaagctttcagaaaaaagtatcgcattacttattgaacggccctcgtattgtAAAATCGaaaggttcttttgaaaataaaaactttatagTCCTATAAGTAAGTTCAAATTTAACCCCAGTTTCTCTTTTCATTCATGAAATCAAGTGAATCTTCTTGAAACTCCCTGAACCTTGACAGCACTAAAGCCGTTGGCACACAGACcgcgcatccgaacgttgagcgttgaccgtgccgagtttctgacgtcatagcgtggaatagcacgttcgggactctttccgaacgtgcagagcgatatctggcatgtcagatattctgggcgtgcgtctgagcgttgaccaataagATAGCACAACgctacctacgtcacacgcacgccgtctcccttcagtacagaattGTGGGGCGCcctattggcattcatttcaagcctatatgtatatgtgccgtttctgagcaccagaaaattgagaatcactggaaaacccgttgttaactgtgtgattcgatccaataaaataatgagaattattgtaacttgcgtattatgagagtaggctacttAAACGCTGGCACGGTAGCCCAGCCAGTTGTACACGTGCTGGGTGAGTGTTGAGTTTAGGGTGGTTGTTTAATTGATGCTAAAAAGGCGATTGACACGTGTAGTGATTTAAAGTACAGTCGAATTGATTAAAAAAGGCTCAGGTgccaaaaaacatttattttgattctgGAACAAAGAAAATGTAGGATAGAATACACCATTGCTGTATTTAAAGATTTCGAACAACATTACAACTAAGATATGGAAGCAATGGCAACGACTGCCCGAAAAATTCATCCGGTCTTGCAGAAAATGATTCAGAGTGGATGCCAGAATCAACAAAAAATTGCAGTAGATTTTCAGATTTATATGGAGCTGTGTGAAGTGGAAAAGCTGTGGAACGTTCGTCATCATTACAACGAATTACATGATTTTTTCTATCTGACTGGCAAACATTCTGCATCCTTTGAAAGTGACGAAATATTTATTCTATTGTCAATCACATCAGACATCTCTCCAGCATGGGTTGAAAATATTCAAAACGAAGTGTGCCGTAACACCTCACCAAAAAGCATAACATTAGCAATAAAGGAACAAGATTCTACTGTTGTCTATTATAATGTGGAAAGAGAACTAGCCAGTCCAGACTCCCCAGAaacaacacaaaagagaaagaagaaacaagaGACACGTAATTTGATTGAATCAGAACTGCATCGACAACGATTAGACATTTATGAGTCAGCACTTAATAAACAGATTGGTACAGTTGTGCTAAATTCTATGTGGAAATTGACAGAAACATTCCTTGGTTATACCTATTACAATTTTGTTTTACATGCCAAAAGTAGAATAAGGACCATTGCTCTGACTGAATTTTTTCGGCAAGATCTGAAAGAAAGTAGTCTCCTCTTAAAGTATATTTATTGTACCTCTCATCATAGTGTTGAAATGCAGATCTTGGAAACCAACTTGTTCTGTGCAAAAAATTGTTCATATGTATATGAACAGTGGCTGTACCTTGGACTGCTGAAATTTTGTTTTGCATGTATATAGTCTGTGAGACAGAAAGTATAATTGTTGTGCAGCAGCTTTTTTAGATTAACAAATGACAGTGTCATGTAAGTATGACAAAAATGACTGAAATATGAGTGAAATATATGCatgcacctaaaaaaaaaaaaaggaaagcgtgttcggtcagagagctggttggcgtcTGCaagaaaaaaactgagtggaaggatcaacaaacgaacttgaacggacgtCACCTGACGTCTGCAACAACCAAACatatcgattaaaaaaaaaaagaaaaaaagaaaaagaaagaaacagcgtAATGAGTAGTGTCACTGTCCTGTATGGAGTTGTTTGtcggggcggtggttcgcgtcttgatgcttccaaatttttttcttaacattcgtgtttttattaggttctgatactttattattaatttaatataagtatatactataatatttgatgttatgtaagcattttcttgaggggtgactttgttcgatggcttaatctacaggacagcttgcgctacttgtataaagatattttgcttctttttcttttacgcttcgtaattcacatgttgcaaagattctgctactgggtgggAACAGTGATCAAGTGAGACTGACTTTAGGGTTTtaataaaatgtgggaatgatgaaattatgtttatcttatgcgaagaagtattccaaatttgtaccgcactgtttgtagaggaacttttataagcctgtgtccttattgattggatatggtactttccttttcgtggatgatggaggaaatgtgcgttttaatagagctaacgtgggaattctACACgctcccgttgagtaaacagtgtgatttgcgaactaaaaacatccctcaactgccgctggagtgcgctgcgatcgcgtataccacgttgggggccacgtaccatatgcacaagtcgcatcgttcctgcgcgttcagcagcatgttgaacttggcacgctcaacgttaacgttcaacagcacggtccgtgtgccaacaGCTTAAGAAGTAAATTCAACGGGACGCTGCTGAAAACGCGGTTCGATTAACTGTATATGTGTACAGAGAAATCAGGGCAAAAATAGACTATAAAAGAGGAAACGCTTAGCAAATAGGTGGGATTTAGCACAGAACGTGCTTGGAACTTAAATAAGAGAATTGTTGTGGGCGCTAAGCTCCCTATTCAAAGGCTGCCTGCGACGACGGCGGAAGTATTTGGAGAATGCCGCAGCGGTCGCCTTCTGGACGGGCGGTTAGGTTTTTCGGCATCGGTCTCGGCCGGACCCCTCGCCGGCGTCCGTATGAAGATCGCATGATTACAGCGCAGCGCTGCCGAAGGAATATGGCACTCGCTACCTGCTCGCTTCCAATCTTGCTCAGTCACGACCAATAACAACTCGCGGTATATCCAATTAGAATCCTTTAGTCCGACAACAAGTCCACCAACACTGGCCTTGGGCATGCTCGCCGGCCACCTATAATTTTAAACATGATCACTAATCACATTCGCTTTATGAACTTAGAGGATAATGATTAGTCTATTCAGAGGGACTGGCTGGTGAAAGCGGCGGCGGTGGTGGGAGGCAAAGAGCGCCTCCTCGCCATGTATACACTTCTTAGCCGCGGGAGCAGTCATTTAACACTATTATACTGTCGTGTTCGCATGGACTTCTGTTTGAAGTGCCGCTACCGACTATAATACCAGTGAGCTCCTCTGTAAAACGCGAATGCTTTGTGTGTACCCTCGGTGGAGCACTTGTGTGTCTCCGGCGCGTTCCGAGAGTCACGGTCCTTTATCCGGCGCCCGCTGACTCAGCGCATGCCTCATCCCCCCCTTACACAGTCCCAAAGGATTCGCAAGAATTCTACGCCTCCGACTGCCGGAATGCTCATACAGCAAGTCCCGCGCTCGTTTCACTTGTGGAACTCTTCATTCTCCATCACTGCAAAGAGAAGTTACGCATTTTTTGACTAATCCTTTTTTCATGATTTGCTAGGCAATACGGGAGCGTCACGGGGTTACTAAGTGATTCGAAACGGAAAATCGCGTCAACTGGACATCTGTGATTCCGTGGAAAGGACACGGTGCAAAATCCGACTCACAGCGTTCGACTGGTTGCAGGAATACAATCGACGACTTGTTACTTTACCTTAGAGCAGTTTCCCATAATCATCCCGGCTGATCTCAAAGTCTTGCTTCATTCTCAGAGTGCGTTTCACCAACTATTGGTTTGACAAGACAGTACCTCATACGCCGATTTAAGACAGCGGCGACTATAAAAGTTTCGTGACAACCACACGCAGCGTTTACATCACTGGACTTCAGTGTGCACGTCTCTTAGTACACATTTCAAATATCTCTCACctcgaagattaaaactgtgtgcccgaccgagactcgaactcgggacctttgcctttcgcgggcaagtgctcaaccaactgagctaccgaagcacgactcacgcccggtactcacagcgttacttctgccaatacctcgtctcctaccttccaaactttacagaagctctcctgcgaaccttgcagtttcatatcagcgcacactccgctgcagagtgaaaatctcattctggaaacatcccccaggctgtggctaagccatgtctccgcaatatcctttctttcaggagtgctagttccgcaaggttcgcaggagagcttctgtaaagtttggaaggtaggagacgaggtactggcagaagtacagctgtgagtaccgggcgtgagtcttgcttcggtagctcagttcgttgaacacttgcccgcgaaaggcaaaggtcccgagttcgagtctcggtcgggcacacagttttaatctgccaagaagtttcatatcagcgcacactccgctgcagagtgaaaatctcaatctctcACCTCATCTCTGTCGCAACACGAGAGCTTAATTAACTAGCATCTAAACTGTACccacgaaaaaataaataaaataaaaaagataaaaggaCAAGTGCCAGTGCCGCGCTGAgcgttccatacaaacttaattatattttattattattattttcgatttttcccatttaagagagcgattgaacttgaggagtcatgatttcttcttctttcttcgttcttcccaaattctcttcatacgttcctctcttgcgttcttccgaccatcgTTTTCCCGTTTGTTCTCCgtgtgttcttgtttaagtgtgtgtttttTATGATATTTCTTAACAGTTCTCTAtcgtttatgttgtcttgtgtgatcctcAGTTCTTTAAtatcttcttctgtttcagtgatccactttgtcatgtttttgctcttgtttactatctcaaagatttggcTTGTGAGCCTGCGTTTATTcgtcctgctgatatgtccataaaatttcatccttctctttctatatatttatttatttatttatttacttatttattgttctgtgggaccaaattaaggtgaagtctccatggtcatggaacgagtcaatacatgaaattataacacgatagtagaaacagataaaatgaaatacaagaaaagtattcaggcgacaattcgtaagtttaaataaagaaaatcaacaatgtgacactggaatttgcttaatttttcagctcttccaggagctcctcgacagaatataaagagtgagccatgaggaaactcttcagtttagatttaaaagcgtttgggctactgctaagatttttgagttcttgtggtagcttattgaaaatggatgcagcagaatagtgcactcctttctgcacaagagtcaaggaggtgcattccacatgcagatttgatttctgcctagtattaactgagtgaaagctgctatctcttgggaataagctaatattgctaacaacaaacgacattaaagaaaatatatattgtgagggcaatgtcagaattcccagactattgaataggggtcgacaagaggttctcgaacttccaccacatatagctcgaacagcccgtttttgagccaaaaataccctttttgaatcggaagaattaccccaaaaaataataccatatgacataagcgtgtcaaaatatgcaaagtagactacttttcgtgttgaactgtcacttatttcagatactgttctaatggtaaataaagcagcatttagtttctgtacaagatcctgaacatgggctttccacaacagcttactatctatccgaacgcctaggaacttgaactgttccgtctcgcttataatgtgcccattctgtctgatcaaaatatcagttcttgttgaattgtgagttggaaactgtaaaaactgagtcttactgagatttagcatcaaattattttccacaagccacgaacttatttcatgaactacattatttgataatgtttcagtattacactcAAGATccctcactaccaagctggtgtcatcagcaaacagaaatatttttgaatcacctgtaatactagaaggcatatcatttatataaataacaaacagcagtggccccagcaccgacccttggggaacgccccacttaacagtgccccattgggactgaacatcactaccactctcaatattgcggagaattaccttctgctttctgttcttaaagtaagaggcgaaccaattttaagctactccccttactccacaatggtccaacttctgcagtaatatcttgtggtcaacacagtcaaaagccttcgttaaatcaaagaaaacacctagcgttcgcaaccttttatataatccgtccaaaacctcacagagaaaagagaatatagcattttcagttgttaaacgatttctaaaacaaactgtacatttgacagcaaattatgtgaatttaaatgctccagtaaccttgtacatacaaccttctcgataactttagcaaatatcgatggcatagaaataggtctataattgtcaacattatccctgtctccctttttgtaaagtggcttcactaccgagtacttcaatcggtcaggaaaccgaccactcctaaaggaaaagttacagatatgactaagtactgggctaacatacatagagcaatacttcagtattctgctagataccccgtcatatccatgagagttcttggtctttagtgattcaattattaagtcaatctccctcttgtcagtatcatggaggagcatttcaggtaacagtctcggaacacttttttctacgagcgccatatgattccctgttgggactaggtttctatttagttcacctgctatattcagaaactggttattaaatactgtatatatatgcgacttatcagtaacacggacattcccactactcactgattctatatcctcaacttgtctctgcagaccagccacttcctttacgactgaccgtatggttttaattttatcctgagacttagctattttatctgcataccacatactttttgccttacaatactgtttgtaatgggctgctgcaattagattttgactgtttctaacgttttgatataattgccactttgttctacaggatattcttatccctctagtcagccacccaggctgcctgtttgtgctagtaccctgttttgaacgttctaacagaAAGCAATTTTCAaacagcacgagaaaagtcttgaggaaagcattatatttatcgtctactgtatcagcactataaacatcttgccactcttgatccttgataaggtttacaagggcctctacagcaactggatcagctttcctaaaaagttgataactatatttaacatgtgtagcagcacaaaaatcttttagagttaaaacttgtgcatcatgatctgaaatgccattcacttttttgctaacagaatgcccttctagtaatgaggaatgaacaaaaatgttgtctatggttgttctactgttcccttgcactctcgttggaaagaatacggtttgcataagattatatgaattaaggaggtctatcagcatccttttccttgcacaatcacttatacaattaatactgcagtcaccacatataattaacttgtatttcctataaagtgaaccaagaacttcctctagctttagcaaaaatgttgtgaaatcggagtctggggatctataaataacaacagttagaagtttaactccactaaatttaaccacacctgcacaacattcaaacaccttttcagtgcagtactttgaaacatcaattgactcaaatggggtaccgtttttcacatacatggctactcccccacaccgcaaatagctcctagaaaagctgccagacaacctgtatcctggtaaaggaagcctctgaattatctccttatttaagaagtgttcggatataccaataatttcacagtcaacatctgttgttgtttctatgtctttgtaaatctctctacatggtctcttcatccaaattccttcccgaaacactggtccatatattttcctcagaacttTTCTTTCCTGCTTTCAATCTTCTGATCTTCTTATGaacatgaatcactgtagtttctgcagcataaattGCTTCTAGTGGGACTACTGTGTTGaaatgccttagtttcgcattgacagaaatatATGTCTTATTATAGTGtttccaagtgagcttatatgctttttgtaatctggagattctatctttattggctattgagttcagtcctgatggttggattatctctcccagatatctgaagtgggcaacttgtgccactttcccgtaTTGAGTACTAATGTGGAGATTATCTACAGATTTGTTttccatgtactgtgttttctctTAGGAGATTTGTaacccagttttctgtgagatttcgtgtagtttttccaatgcaagtttggCCTCCTCTCTATTGTTCGTTAGAATGGAAAGACCGTCCGCGAAAGCCAGATACTTCACGatgattctctgctcttttttaatcccaagctgaattccttttatttccttttcccatgtcctcacaattttttccagaaccatgttaaatAGAAGAAGGGACATTCCATCTCCTTGGCGAacaccagtatggatatgaaatgcttctgatgtttctccaATGAATTCAACTTTGGAGGTTGTACCTGTTAATGCCTGTTGAATAATCGACCTTGTTTTCCTGTCAATCCTGAACTCCTCTAAAGTGTGGAATAATGATTGTCTATCTACTGAAtcgtaagcctttttaaaatcgacaaaagtTACCACAGCATTTCTACATCTTCTCATCTGCAAAATTGTTTCTAAGTTCCATCTCTGCAAGATCGACCTTTGCGAAACACTGCCTGGTACTCCCATATTAACTGGTCCGCATTTTCTTCTAGTGTGTTTAACAGGGCCTTTGGAAAgaattttgtgtatatatataataataacaataataat includes:
- the LOC124722686 gene encoding uncharacterized protein LOC124722686 translates to MEAMATTARKIHPVLQKMIQSGCQNQQKIAVDFQIYMELCEVEKLWNVRHHYNELHDFFYLTGKHSASFESDEIFILLSITSDISPAWVENIQNEVCRNTSPKSITLAIKEQDSTVVYYNVERELASPDSPETTQKRKKKQETRNLIESELHRQRLDIYESALNKQIGVNMIALLGPDPGSAGEGSGLRSATRDTATKTAAEFVI